The Tenuifilum thalassicum genome includes the window GGCAATATTCTTTATATTCGCCATGCTTTTGGGTGCATCACTGCAGCTTACCAATGCTTATGGCGACACATTCCTTCACGATTTTGCCAAGCTTCCCAACTTCAAGGATCTTATTGCGGTTAAGTATCCTGCTATTATAATGTCAATTTCTCAAATCTCTGAAACTCTTTTTATTCTAACCATTCCTTTTTTCCTTAAGCGATTTGGAATAAAAAAGGTAATGTTGATGAGTATGGTTGCCTGGGTTCTTAGGTTTGGATTATTTGCAGTGGGCGATCCAGGTCCAGGTTTATGGATGATAATTCTTTCATGTATAATCTACGGAATGGCCTTCGACTTTTTCAACATCTCGGGCTCCCTATTTGTTGAAACCCAAAGTGAACCTTCAATTAGGGCAAGCGCGCAAGGATTATTTATGATGATGACAAATGGCTTTGGCGCATTTCTTGGAAGTAGCTTAAGTGGTATCATAATCGATAAATTCTTCTTAATACCCAATGCGCCAGAGAATGCCATACAGTTTAACTGGCCAGGAATCTGGTGGACTTTTGCAGCGTACTCATTAGTCGTGGCCATTCTTTTTGCCATTCTTTTCAAGCATAAGCACAACCCCGAGGAAGTTAAAAACGTAAGCCACTAATTAAATTAACGAACTATAATTGAGGCCGAAAGTAGTTATAAACTCTTTGGGCCTCTTTTTTTAACTTGACATAGTTTACATGCCTTAATAATTGGTAGAACTTCCGGCTAAACTTGACACGTTACTAGTTCTTCCTTAAACCCCTCAAATAAAACAACCATTACTACGCTTTCATGACAACTGCTAGTATTTTGTAAACTGAACCCTATACCTCCTGGCTGATCTTTCCCCTTGCCAGCGAAGCCCATATGCCCAATGCGCTAAGTGCAACAAAAACTGAGAATGTAATTGCTGATGAAAGTATGAATTGTTTGTAATTAGAGGGATTAATTGTACTTGTTCCAATGAATATATGAATCATCATAGTAGCAATACCCATGCTTAGCATTTGGCCAACTAATCTCATGGTGGCTACCGTGCCAGATGCAAGTCCAGCATAACGCTTCTCAACTGAGCCCATAATAGCGTTAGTGTTAGGCGATGAGAATAGGCCAAATCCAAATCCTAAAATCACTAGTACCACACCAATATAAATCACCGAAGTGTTCATACCTATTGGAACAAGCATGGCAAGCCCAAGAGCTATTACAGCCATGCCAGCCGACGCTAGTATTCTAGGATCCTTTTTATCGGACATCCGTCCCGACCACGAGGCAATAGCAGCCATTACCAACGGCTGAATTACAAGAAGCATACCCGCATCACGA containing:
- a CDS encoding nucleoside permease, with the translated sequence MNLKLRLTLMNFLQFFIWGSWLLTIGAYWFQTKNWSGTEFGAIFSTMGIASLFMPAIAGIIADRWINAERLYGIFHILGGLMLFIVPMIDNPTTMFWVMLVNMIFYMPTIALSITVAYTSMKSQGMDIIKEYPPIRVWGTIGFIVALWFVSLMGFETSPTQFYVASLSSFLLGLYAFTLPKCPPLAKGHKKSLVDELGLNAFKLFKNRKMAIFFIFAMLLGASLQLTNAYGDTFLHDFAKLPNFKDLIAVKYPAIIMSISQISETLFILTIPFFLKRFGIKKVMLMSMVAWVLRFGLFAVGDPGPGLWMIILSCIIYGMAFDFFNISGSLFVETQSEPSIRASAQGLFMMMTNGFGAFLGSSLSGIIIDKFFLIPNAPENAIQFNWPGIWWTFAAYSLVVAILFAILFKHKHNPEEVKNVSH